One window of Dermacentor albipictus isolate Rhodes 1998 colony unplaced genomic scaffold, USDA_Dalb.pri_finalv2 scaffold_14, whole genome shotgun sequence genomic DNA carries:
- the LOC135917878 gene encoding uncharacterized protein, giving the protein MTKKKTLDSDSENSDFITLDFVLRQECTCQPGPRTLMGEYSREEKDVANFLLEMASGARLTESKAVQVTSGSFPQKFVDTIYNSNVNTFTGLPSIDVLNALVTCYKKIHSLSGRHQLCAKERIALTLVKLKHNISTAFLSHLFNCSLTTCSNIIAETVQLMSEILKVTVAVPPKEDVVEHLPICFKHFSNVRVVVDCTEIPIGQPSCLRCALQTYSFYKKGFTVKYMVTVTPSGLITHISQGYGGRTPDKAVFEQSGLIKQLDPISDAIMADRGFLIDDICADHLIELIRPPFKKQKQMSKGDALRTQKIASARVHVERAIQRMKIFKVLSTRIPWSMVGLLDDIVIIAAGITNLSSPILATHRFL; this is encoded by the coding sequence atgacaaaaaaaaaaactcttgacTCAGACTCGGAAAACTCAGACTTTATAACTCTTGATTTTGTTTTGCGACAGGAATGCACTTGCCAACCTGGCCCCCGGACATTAATGGGAGAATATTCCAGAGAAGAAAAAGATGTGGCAAATTTCCTCCTAGAAATGGCTTCAGGGgcaaggcttacagaaagcaaggctgtccAAGTGACATCAGGttcttttccacagaagtttgtggacaCTATATATAATAGCAATGTAAATAcgttcacaggcctgccatcaatcgatgttctgaatgctctTGTGACGTGCTACAAAAAAATTCATtcactttcaggacggcaccagttatgtgcaaaagaaagaattgcattgacattggtgaaattgaaacataatatttccactgcattcttgagtcacctttttaactgttccttaactacatgtagcaacataattgcagagactgtTCAGCTGATGTCTGAAATTTTAAaggtaactgtggctgtgccaccaaaagaaGATGTTGTTGAACATTTGCCCATCTGTTTTAAACACTTTAGTAATGTGCGTGTCGTTGTAGATTGCACTGAAATTCCTATTGGGCAGCCCAGCTGTTTGCGATGTGCATTACAGACCTACTCCTTCTATAAGAAAGGTTTCACGGTTAAATATATGGTGACTGTTACACCAAGTGGCCTTATTACCCACATAAGCCAAGGATATGGAGGCCGCACCCCAGATAAGGCTGTTTTTGAGCAAAGCGGCCTCATCAAGCAGCTAGACCCAATATCAGATGCCATAATGGCAGACCGTGGCTTTCTTATCGATGACATTTGTGCGGATCACTTAATTGAGTTAATCAGGCCTCCATTCAAAAAACAAAAGCAGATGTCAAAGGGCGATGCACTTAGGACACAGAAGATAGCATCAGCAAGAGTTCATGTAGAGCGTGCTATACAGCGAATGAAAATTTTCAAAGTGTTGTCAACAAGAATCCCATGGAGCATGGTGGGACTACTTGACGACATTGTTATAATAGCTGCAGGCATCACAAACCTCTCATCACCGATTTTAGCAACACATCGATTTTTGTGA